A genomic region of Antennarius striatus isolate MH-2024 chromosome 4, ASM4005453v1, whole genome shotgun sequence contains the following coding sequences:
- the meak7 gene encoding MTOR-associated protein MEAK7 isoform X1, with protein sequence MGNTESVVVQKRLARFRPEDRPSVEGIFDRLHAAADGHSGSQSKTPAGKSLTLQHLQSSMGNLASDSLVRRIFRCMCSIDPGPAAPAACGKSGAPAASGVAREQLVIFLADTLRGTAEERAPLILAMSQTGTETANVVKCEQVAEFLQDLISAVIQILVRKGHVQGWKPERMGDGSQGEKLLAEQMCSELKPSDEGDCDVSCLEDWIFRVAQVSLYLEMLVTEVLNFSLSSRPAPILLPPCKEMPWKELTCLVDLPTLMFLAPQLPDSYSAPWRLLFSTRLHGESFTRMVAGLMKGGPTLLLIKDTRGHVFGGFASHAWEVKPQFQGDSRCFLFTVFPRLRVYTATGYNEHFMYLNQNQQTMPNGLGPQRTNCLHLTLSSASSYLTPTTFKSSLTTSINLLFGLLLGLLPGSSKLSILLPIYSLSPLWTCPNHLSLASLTLSPKPLTCAVPLMYSFLILSFLVTPRENLSIFISATSSSVSCLFLSDTVSGPNNIAGLTTVLYTFPLISAETLLSHITLDTFLHPFHPACTRFFTSFPHSPLLWTVEPKYLKSSTFLISSPCNLTLPLGSLSFTHMYSVLLLLTFIPLLSRTNLHLSSFSSICSLLPLQITMSSANIIVHGDSCLTSSVRLSITIASKKGLRADP encoded by the exons ATGGGTAACACAGAGAGTGTGGTGGTGCAAAAGCGGCTGGCCCGCTTTCGGCCTGAGGACCGGCCTTCGGTGGAGGGGATCTTCGACAGGCTCCACGCCGCGGCTGATGGTCATTCAGGATCTCAATCTAAAACACCAGCAGGGAAGTCTCTAACCCTGCAGCATCTACAG TCTTCAATGGGCAACTTGGCATCAGACTCCTTGGTTAGGAGGATTTTTCGGTGCATGTGTAGTATTGACCCAGGACCGGCAGCACCTGCAGCCTGTGGGAAGTCTGGTGCCCCTGCTGCCTCAGGAGTAGCTCGAGAGCAGTTGGTCATCTTCCTAGCAGACACTCTGCGAGGCACAGCAGAAGAGCGGGCTCCTCTCATCCTGGCCATGTCTCAGACTGGAACTGAAACTGCAAACGTTGTTAAATGTGAACAAGTAGCAGAG TTCCTACAGGATCTGATTTCTGCTGTAATTCAGATTCTGGTCCGTAAAGGGCATGTGCAGGGCTGGAAGCCAGAAAGAATGGGTGATGGCTCCCAAGGTGAAAAACTCCTGGCAGAGCAGATGTGTTCTGAACTCAAACCCTCAG ATGAAGGGGATTGTGATGTTTCCTGTCTGGAGGACTGGATCTTTAGGGTCGCCCAGGTGTCGCTATACCTAGAGATGCTGGTGACAGAAGTCCTAAATTTTTCCCTGAGTAGCCGACCTGCTCCCATCCTGCTGCCCCCCTGCAAGGAGATGCCCTGGAAAGAGCTGACGTGTTTGGTGGACCTTCCAACACTTATGTTTCTGGCACCGCAG TTACCAGACAGCtacagcgccccctggaggcttTTGTTTTCCACACGGCTGCACGGGGAGAGCTTCACCAGGATGGTGGCTGGCCTGATGAAGGGTGGGCCCACTCTGCTGCTCATCAAAGACACAAGGGGACATGTATTTGGGGGCTTCGCCTCCCACGCCTGGGAAGTCAAACCTCAGTTCCAAG gtGACTCCAGATGCTTCCTGTTCACTGTATTCCCCAGACTGAGAGTTTACACAGCAACAGGATACAACGAACACTTTATGTACCTCAATCAGAATCAGCAGACCATGCCAAATGGACTG gggccACAGCGAaccaattgcctccatctaaccctgtcttctgcatcctcttatctcacaccaactaccttcaagtcctctctcactacatccataaacctcctctttggtcttcttctaggcctcttgcctggcagttcaaaactcagcatccttctaccaatatattcactatctcccctctggacatgtccaaaccatctcagtctggcctctctgactttatctccaaaacctctaacatgtgctgtccctctgatgtactcattcctgatcctatccttcctggtcactcccagagagaacctcagcatcttcatctctgctacctccagctctgtctcctgtctttttctcagtgacactgtctctggaccaaacaacatcgctggtctcaccacagttttgtacacctttcctttgatttcagctgaaactcttctatcacacatcactcttgacactttcctccacccgttccatcctgcctgtacacgcttcttcacctcttttccacactctccattgctctggactgttgagcctaagtacttaaaatcctccaccttcttgatctcttctccctgtaacctcactcttccacttgggtccctctcattcacacacatgtactctgtcttactgctgctaaccttcattcctctgctttccaggacaaacctccacctctctagcttctcctccatctgttccctgctcccactgcagatcacaatgtcatctgcaaacatcatagtccatggagattcctgtctgacctcgtctgtccgcctgtccatcaccatagcaagcaagaaggggctcagagctgatccctga
- the meak7 gene encoding MTOR-associated protein MEAK7 isoform X2, with protein sequence MGNTESVVVQKRLARFRPEDRPSVEGIFDRLHAAADGHSGSQSKTPAGKSLTLQHLQSSMGNLASDSLVRRIFRCMCSIDPGPAAPAACGKSGAPAASGVAREQLVIFLADTLRGTAEERAPLILAMSQTGTETANVVKCEQVAEFLQDLISAVIQILVRKGHVQGWKPERMGDGSQGEKLLAEQMCSELKPSDEGDCDVSCLEDWIFRVAQVSLYLEMLVTEVLNFSLSSRPAPILLPPCKEMPWKELTCLVDLPTLMFLAPQLPDSYSAPWRLLFSTRLHGESFTRMVAGLMKGGPTLLLIKDTRGHVFGGFASHAWEVKPQFQGDSRCFLFTVFPRLRVYTATGYNEHFMYLNQNQQTMPNGLGMGGQHGYFGLWLDSDFGCGHSRARPKCTTYGSPQLSGDENFTMDSMEVWAVGKPPEPEEGDESDGKRSVLDVDPEVQAIMEMTGKTLHSQGLREPEENQDQ encoded by the exons ATGGGTAACACAGAGAGTGTGGTGGTGCAAAAGCGGCTGGCCCGCTTTCGGCCTGAGGACCGGCCTTCGGTGGAGGGGATCTTCGACAGGCTCCACGCCGCGGCTGATGGTCATTCAGGATCTCAATCTAAAACACCAGCAGGGAAGTCTCTAACCCTGCAGCATCTACAG TCTTCAATGGGCAACTTGGCATCAGACTCCTTGGTTAGGAGGATTTTTCGGTGCATGTGTAGTATTGACCCAGGACCGGCAGCACCTGCAGCCTGTGGGAAGTCTGGTGCCCCTGCTGCCTCAGGAGTAGCTCGAGAGCAGTTGGTCATCTTCCTAGCAGACACTCTGCGAGGCACAGCAGAAGAGCGGGCTCCTCTCATCCTGGCCATGTCTCAGACTGGAACTGAAACTGCAAACGTTGTTAAATGTGAACAAGTAGCAGAG TTCCTACAGGATCTGATTTCTGCTGTAATTCAGATTCTGGTCCGTAAAGGGCATGTGCAGGGCTGGAAGCCAGAAAGAATGGGTGATGGCTCCCAAGGTGAAAAACTCCTGGCAGAGCAGATGTGTTCTGAACTCAAACCCTCAG ATGAAGGGGATTGTGATGTTTCCTGTCTGGAGGACTGGATCTTTAGGGTCGCCCAGGTGTCGCTATACCTAGAGATGCTGGTGACAGAAGTCCTAAATTTTTCCCTGAGTAGCCGACCTGCTCCCATCCTGCTGCCCCCCTGCAAGGAGATGCCCTGGAAAGAGCTGACGTGTTTGGTGGACCTTCCAACACTTATGTTTCTGGCACCGCAG TTACCAGACAGCtacagcgccccctggaggcttTTGTTTTCCACACGGCTGCACGGGGAGAGCTTCACCAGGATGGTGGCTGGCCTGATGAAGGGTGGGCCCACTCTGCTGCTCATCAAAGACACAAGGGGACATGTATTTGGGGGCTTCGCCTCCCACGCCTGGGAAGTCAAACCTCAGTTCCAAG gtGACTCCAGATGCTTCCTGTTCACTGTATTCCCCAGACTGAGAGTTTACACAGCAACAGGATACAACGAACACTTTATGTACCTCAATCAGAATCAGCAGACCATGCCAAATGGACTG GGTATGGGCGGTCAGCATGGCTATTTTGGTCTGTGGCTGGACAGTGATTTTGGCTGTGGCCACAGCCGTGCACGACCCAAATGCACAACCTATGGCAGCCCTCAACTCTCTGGAGACGAAAACTTCACCATGGACTCAATGGAAGTCTGGGCAGTCGGAAAACCTCCAGAGCCTGAGGAG GGTGACGAGAGTGATGGCAAAAGGAGTGTGTTGGATGTCGATCCAGAGGTTCAGGCAATAATGGAGATGACAGGGAAGACTTTGCACAGTCAGGGCCTCCGGGAACCTGAGGAAAACCAGGACCAGTGA